A window of Hymenobacter aerilatus contains these coding sequences:
- a CDS encoding SDR family oxidoreductase yields the protein MPAYSQPMLRDNALHGKTIVVTGGGTGLGRAMTTYFLQLGANVTISSRKLDVLEKTAAELREQTGGQVLAVQCDVRKYDEVERMLQQTIDTFGAVDVLLNNAAGNFISPTERLSHKAFDVIVDIVLKGSYNCTLAFGKRWIADQRPGTILNIVTTYASVGSAYVVPSAAAKAGVLALTRSLAVEWAKYGIRSNAIAPGPFPTEGAWSRLFPEPLASKLDPAASVPLKRVGDHQELANLAAYMVSDFAAYMNGEVVTLDGGEWLNGAGEFNKLEAIPAPMWDEIEKKMRR from the coding sequence ATGCCAGCCTACTCCCAACCCATGCTCCGCGACAATGCCCTGCACGGCAAAACCATTGTGGTAACGGGCGGCGGCACCGGTCTGGGCCGGGCCATGACCACCTATTTTTTACAGCTCGGCGCCAATGTTACGATCAGCTCGCGCAAGCTGGACGTGCTGGAAAAAACGGCCGCCGAACTGCGCGAGCAAACCGGCGGCCAGGTGCTGGCCGTGCAGTGCGACGTGCGCAAATACGACGAAGTAGAGCGCATGCTCCAGCAAACCATCGATACGTTTGGCGCCGTGGATGTGCTGCTGAACAACGCCGCTGGTAACTTTATTTCGCCCACAGAGCGCCTGAGTCACAAGGCGTTTGATGTGATTGTAGACATTGTGCTGAAGGGTAGCTACAACTGTACGCTGGCCTTTGGCAAGCGCTGGATTGCTGACCAGCGCCCCGGCACCATTCTCAACATTGTGACGACGTACGCCTCCGTGGGCTCGGCCTACGTGGTGCCGTCGGCAGCGGCCAAGGCGGGCGTGCTGGCCCTCACCCGCTCCCTGGCTGTGGAGTGGGCCAAGTACGGCATCCGCTCCAATGCCATTGCGCCCGGCCCATTCCCCACGGAAGGGGCCTGGAGCCGCCTCTTCCCCGAGCCGCTGGCCTCCAAGCTTGATCCAGCTGCCTCGGTGCCCCTCAAACGGGTAGGCGACCATCAGGAACTCGCTAACCTGGCCGCCTACATGGTGTCAGATTTTGCGGCCTACATGAACGGCGAGGTAGTCACCCTCGACGGCGGCGAGTGGCTCAACGGCGCCGGCGAGTTCAACAAGCTAGAAGCCATTCCAGCCCCTATGTGGGATGAGATAGAAAAGAAAATGCGTCGCTAA
- a CDS encoding DUF1571 domain-containing protein, with amino-acid sequence MMRTIGRAMLAATLLLTTLAATPTPTDKLTTEQLLSHLSTSIDNLKTLRCTVRAKERVEGKYVTAQSTLKLTSSPLRVYLRNQKGIEALWVTGQNGGDAWVYPNSFPYVTLNLDPNGTLMRRDQHHSLLDAGFGSISGIIRGSTQRQDRAFERSFRYTGDTIVAGRPCHVLRSSFPQFRYVSYTPTKAETLTQIANKFGGGEFRIVERNDLSYEKPVPAGKTIQVPNSYGRRTTVCIDQKLMLPLVVEVLDDKGLFERFEFSNIVANQPIPSEEFAKGYKGYKL; translated from the coding sequence ATGATGCGTACTATTGGGCGGGCTATGCTAGCAGCCACGCTTCTCCTTACTACCCTGGCGGCTACCCCCACCCCTACCGACAAGCTCACGACCGAGCAGTTGCTGAGCCATCTTAGTACCTCCATTGACAACCTCAAGACACTGCGCTGCACGGTGCGGGCCAAGGAGCGGGTGGAGGGCAAATACGTGACGGCTCAATCCACGCTGAAGCTCACCAGCAGCCCCCTACGGGTGTATTTGCGCAACCAAAAAGGCATTGAAGCGCTGTGGGTGACGGGCCAAAATGGTGGCGACGCCTGGGTGTACCCCAATAGCTTCCCCTACGTGACGCTCAACCTGGACCCTAACGGCACACTCATGCGCCGCGACCAGCACCACAGCCTGCTCGACGCCGGTTTCGGGAGCATTTCCGGTATCATTCGCGGCTCAACCCAGCGCCAGGACCGCGCCTTTGAGCGCTCCTTCCGCTACACCGGCGACACTATCGTAGCCGGCCGGCCGTGCCACGTGTTGCGTTCCAGCTTCCCGCAGTTCCGGTACGTGTCCTACACACCCACCAAAGCCGAAACCCTGACGCAGATTGCCAATAAGTTCGGCGGCGGCGAGTTTCGGATTGTGGAGCGCAACGACTTGTCGTATGAAAAGCCCGTGCCAGCCGGCAAAACCATACAGGTGCCCAACAGTTATGGCCGGCGCACTACGGTCTGCATCGATCAAAAGCTCATGCTACCGCTCGTAGTAGAGGTGCTCGACGACAAAGGCCTATTTGAGCGGTTTGAGTTTTCGAATATCGTTGCCAACCAGCCTATTCCCTCAGAGGAATTTGCCAAGGGGTATAAGGGGTACAAACTATAA